From Thermodesulfobacteriota bacterium, a single genomic window includes:
- a CDS encoding metal ABC transporter permease — translation SFEQFEILLIASVVAAACAIPGVFLVLRRMAMMSDAISHAILLGIVLTFFMIPDMSSPILIIGATLSGVLTVSLVELLNKTKLVKEDASIGLVFPVLFSIGVILIARYAWYVHLDVHSVLLGELAFAPFDRLIIFGNDIGPKSLYVMLVILLLNVLFISFFYKELKLATFDAGLAAALGFSPGLIHYGLMSLVSVTAVGAFDAVGSILVVALMIAPPAAAYLLTDNLKKMILLSVLLGIISSALGFWMAILLDANIAGSMATMAGVLFVVVFLFAPERGIIAIAKRRSEQRWEFAGKMLAIHLLNHEGTQDEENESQIEHLEQHLKWKQSFARRVVNYSVNNGFLIIDNGRLVLTNTGREYAKESIVGN, via the coding sequence AGTTTTGAGCAGTTTGAAATACTACTAATTGCTTCGGTAGTTGCAGCGGCTTGTGCTATACCGGGTGTGTTTCTTGTGCTTCGCCGCATGGCAATGATGAGTGATGCAATAAGTCACGCCATACTTCTTGGAATAGTGCTTACTTTTTTTATGATTCCAGATATGTCCTCTCCAATATTGATCATAGGAGCGACTTTAAGCGGAGTCTTAACAGTTAGCCTCGTTGAGTTATTAAACAAAACCAAACTGGTAAAAGAAGATGCATCTATTGGGCTAGTCTTCCCGGTGCTATTTAGTATCGGCGTAATATTAATAGCGCGCTATGCTTGGTATGTGCACCTTGATGTACACTCAGTTTTGTTAGGAGAGCTGGCATTTGCGCCGTTTGACCGTCTAATAATTTTTGGAAATGATATTGGACCAAAATCCCTTTACGTAATGTTAGTAATTTTATTGCTGAATGTTCTATTCATATCCTTTTTCTACAAAGAACTAAAACTTGCCACTTTTGATGCCGGCCTGGCGGCAGCTCTTGGATTCTCGCCCGGCCTTATTCACTACGGGCTTATGAGTCTTGTTTCGGTTACCGCTGTTGGAGCGTTTGATGCAGTTGGATCTATTCTCGTCGTGGCACTTATGATTGCCCCACCGGCCGCCGCATATCTTTTAACTGACAATCTGAAGAAGATGATATTGCTTAGCGTTCTTCTGGGTATTATAAGCTCAGCTTTAGGGTTTTGGATGGCCATTTTACTTGACGCTAATATTGCAGGATCAATGGCAACTATGGCAGGAGTGCTTTTTGTAGTTGTATTTTTATTTGCCCCAGAGAGAGGAATTATTGCTATTGCCAAGCGCCGCTCTGAGCAAAGGTGGGAGTTTGCTGGTAAGATGCTGGCTATTCACTTGCTTAACCACGAGGGAACCCAAGATGAAGAAAATGAATCTCAGATAGAACACTTAGAACAGCACCTAAAATGGAAGCAGAGTTTTGCACGACGAGTAGTAAATTACTCTGTTAACAATGGTTTTCTTATTATAGACAATGGTAGGCTTGTTTTAACTAACACCGGAAGGGAATATGCTAAAGAATCAATAGTTGGAAATTGA